One Fusobacterium nucleatum genomic window carries:
- a CDS encoding site-specific DNA-methyltransferase, giving the protein MIYIDPPYNTGKDFVYKDNFSDNIENYKKVTGQINEEGTKLTTNTDSDGRYHSNWLNMMYPRLKLARNLLTDDGVIFISIDDNEQANLKKICDEIFGEENFLGIIAYDKGNAQNDAINLQKNHEYILVYSKILDNLLTEKIIVKKEVFLEKDKYYYLGAGITTGGEGGTLNRRPNLGYTIYYNEDTDDKIALSDYDIEKAKILNDESFIYLDNIELIEKNYVKIRPPKKGTLLGCWTWSLEKFKLEKDKIKIEKNQNGYSIRKKEFVVSKSIFEENGRRFIYESKNINIKSIWNFSSSEGTKELNKLLQIKVFENSKNKELIKKIILISSTNNDIILDFFSGSSTTAHSVMQLNAEDGGNRKYIMVQLPELCDESSEAYKAGYKNICEIGKERIRRAGEKIKLDESLPLENREKLDIGFKVFKLDSTNIKEWDTNTEDLQQTLLDSMENIKSDRNSLDVLYEILLKYGLDLNIPIEENKDFYSIGGGSLLVSLNKKINDEVIDSICKEYKNLLEIDKDFKTTVILRDNSFKNDVDKTNAIKKLEQVGINEIRSI; this is encoded by the coding sequence ATGATATACATTGACCCACCATATAATACAGGAAAAGACTTTGTATATAAAGATAACTTTAGTGATAATATAGAAAATTATAAAAAAGTAACAGGACAAATAAATGAAGAAGGAACTAAGTTAACAACAAATACAGATTCAGATGGGAGATACCATTCAAATTGGTTAAATATGATGTATCCAAGATTGAAGTTAGCAAGAAATTTACTAACAGATGATGGAGTAATATTTATATCAATAGATGACAATGAACAAGCAAATTTAAAAAAGATATGTGATGAAATATTTGGTGAAGAAAATTTTTTGGGAATAATTGCATATGATAAAGGAAATGCACAAAATGATGCTATAAATTTACAAAAAAATCATGAATACATATTAGTATATTCAAAAATATTAGATAATTTATTAACAGAAAAAATTATAGTAAAAAAGGAAGTATTTTTAGAAAAGGATAAATATTATTATTTAGGAGCAGGGATAACAACTGGAGGTGAAGGAGGAACATTAAATAGAAGACCTAATCTAGGTTATACCATATATTACAATGAAGATACAGATGATAAAATAGCATTATCAGATTATGATATAGAAAAAGCAAAAATATTAAATGATGAAAGCTTCATTTATTTAGATAATATTGAATTAATAGAAAAAAATTATGTAAAAATACGTCCACCTAAAAAAGGAACACTATTAGGATGTTGGACTTGGTCACTTGAAAAGTTTAAATTAGAAAAGGATAAAATAAAAATAGAAAAAAATCAAAATGGATACTCAATCAGAAAAAAAGAATTTGTAGTATCAAAGAGTATTTTTGAAGAAAATGGTAGAAGATTTATTTATGAAAGTAAAAATATAAATATAAAAAGTATTTGGAATTTTAGTTCATCTGAAGGAACTAAAGAGTTAAATAAATTATTACAAATTAAAGTATTTGAAAATTCTAAAAATAAAGAATTAATTAAGAAAATAATATTAATTTCAAGTACAAATAATGATATAATTTTAGACTTTTTCTCAGGTTCATCAACAACAGCTCATTCAGTAATGCAGTTGAATGCAGAAGATGGTGGAAATAGAAAATATATAATGGTACAATTACCTGAATTATGTGATGAAAGTTCAGAAGCATACAAAGCAGGCTATAAAAATATCTGTGAAATAGGAAAAGAAAGAATAAGAAGAGCAGGAGAGAAAATAAAATTAGATGAAAGTCTGCCATTAGAAAATAGAGAAAAGTTAGATATAGGTTTTAAAGTATTTAAGTTAGATTCAACAAATATAAAAGAATGGGATACAAATACAGAAGATTTACAACAAACATTGTTAGATTCAATGGAAAATATAAAATCAGATAGAAATTCATTAGATGTTCTGTATGAAATCTTATTGAAATATGGGTTGGACTTAAATATTCCAATAGAAGAAAATAAAGATTTTTATTCAATAGGTGGAGGAAGTCTATTAGTAAGTTTGAATAAGAAAATAAATGATGAAGTAATAGATTCAATATGTAAAGAATATAAAAACTTATTAGAAATAGATAAAGACTTTAAAACAACAGTAATATTGAGAGATAATTCATTTAAAAATGATGTAGATAAAACAAATGCAATAAAGAAGTTAGAACAAGTTGGAATAAATGAAATTAGAAGTATATAG
- a CDS encoding site-specific DNA-methyltransferase (Type III DNA modification enzyme), translating to MEKLDGTSMNLVQENIKKLKEIFPEIFIEGRIDFDLLRQICRGGGTRFRKF from the coding sequence ATGGAAAAGTTAGATGGAACTAGTATGAATTTAGTTCAAGAAAATATTAAAAAGCTAAAAGAAATTTTTCCAGAAATATTTATAGAAGGAAGAATAGACTTTGATTTACTAAGGCAAATTTGCCGTGGGGGGGGTACAAGATTTAGAAAATTCTAA
- a CDS encoding formylglycine-generating enzyme family protein: MKNRILEFLNKREAVLWVKTYDYHEIEKIFFENNESLENKKVYVYDKESDSFEPMMKNLYATLDEVYPQGIRKMPVILLIKDSIEEILENKNLEYIKEIAETKRDNPKYNLTIIIVNNKKIPSQLTTFCKYIKKSDLKNENNIKSYIVELAAAEKISLTQKEVENILNLLIEDIEEINKKRNNKQQIENNFSEAPIYKKKSIKIKDMVLVKGGKYKPSFLKEEKETFDIEVCKYQVTQAMWEEIMRSNPSTFKGESKPVNMISWWGAVEYCNKLSEKYGLIPVYDLSRWTEQILMIKQLDGKVVDKDKADFLKTEGFRLPTEIEWEWFARGGEIGQKERSFDYKYSGSNNIDEVAWYFKNSEISKKGSKEVHEVALKKANQLGLYDCSGNLWEWLYDMDENFGKRRKIRGGCYYSDLEVCTVLFCYSELSAKTFDNIGFRVVRTV, encoded by the coding sequence ATGAAAAATAGAATTTTAGAATTTTTAAATAAAAGGGAAGCTGTTTTATGGGTTAAAACTTATGACTATCATGAAATTGAAAAAATATTTTTTGAAAATAATGAAAGTTTAGAAAATAAAAAAGTGTATGTGTATGATAAAGAAAGTGATTCCTTTGAACCTATGATGAAAAATTTATATGCTACTTTGGATGAAGTCTATCCTCAAGGAATTAGAAAAATGCCAGTAATTTTATTGATAAAGGATAGTATTGAGGAGATATTAGAAAATAAAAATCTAGAATATATAAAAGAGATAGCTGAAACAAAAAGAGATAATCCTAAATATAATTTAACAATAATAATAGTTAATAATAAAAAAATTCCTTCTCAACTGACTACTTTTTGTAAGTATATAAAAAAATCAGATTTAAAAAATGAAAACAATATAAAAAGTTATATCGTAGAATTAGCAGCAGCTGAAAAAATAAGCTTAACTCAAAAAGAAGTAGAAAATATATTAAATTTATTGATAGAAGATATTGAAGAAATAAATAAAAAAAGAAATAATAAACAACAAATAGAAAATAATTTCTCAGAAGCACCAATATATAAAAAAAAGAGTATTAAAATTAAAGACATGGTTTTAGTAAAAGGTGGAAAATATAAACCTTCATTTCTTAAAGAAGAAAAAGAAACTTTTGATATAGAAGTATGTAAATATCAAGTAACACAAGCAATGTGGGAAGAAATTATGAGGAGTAATCCATCAACTTTTAAAGGTGAAAGTAAACCAGTTAACATGATCTCTTGGTGGGGAGCAGTAGAATACTGTAATAAATTAAGTGAAAAATATGGATTAATTCCTGTTTATGATTTAAGTAGATGGACAGAGCAAATACTAATGATAAAGCAATTAGATGGAAAAGTTGTTGACAAAGATAAAGCTGACTTTTTAAAAACAGAAGGTTTTAGACTACCAACTGAAATAGAATGGGAGTGGTTTGCAAGAGGTGGAGAAATTGGACAAAAAGAAAGAAGTTTTGACTATAAATATTCAGGAAGTAATAATATAGATGAAGTAGCTTGGTATTTTAAAAACTCAGAAATAAGCAAAAAAGGAAGTAAAGAAGTTCATGAAGTAGCTTTAAAAAAAGCAAATCAATTAGGACTTTATGATTGTAGTGGTAATTTATGGGAATGGCTTTATGATATGGATGAAAATTTTGGAAAAAGGAGGAAAATAAGAGGAGGTTGTTATTATAGTGATCTAGAAGTATGTACAGTACTTTTTTGTTATTCTGAGTTAAGTGCTAAAACTTTTGACAATATCGGATTTCGGGTAGTAAGAACAGTTTAA
- a CDS encoding site-specific DNA-methyltransferase (Type III DNA modification enzyme) yields MEKLNGTSMNLVQENVKKLKEIFPEIFTEDQVDLDLLGELLFNGGGGIEN; encoded by the coding sequence ATGGAAAAACTAAATGGAACAAGTATGAATTTAGTTCAAGAAAATGTCAAAAAGTTAAAAGAAATTTTTCCAGAGATATTTACAGAAGACCAAGTAGATCTGGATTTGCTAGGGGAGCTTTTATTTAATGGGGGGGGGGGTATAGAAAATTAG
- a CDS encoding site-specific DNA-methyltransferase yields the protein MIYIDPPYNTGKDFVYKDNFKDNIENYKEITGQINKEGIKLTTNTETNGRYHSDWLNMMYPRLKLARNLLTDDGVIFISIDDNEQANLKKICDEIFGEENFVAQLSTIMNLKGNNDEFGFSGTHEFTAVYSKEKVSLKLNNLTVDEEELNDWKEDELGLYKQGANLKSTGVNAPREKRPNLFFPIFIDKNNNIFVTDDNSKPQNYEGELEILYPITDNQEMSWRWSKSKFKNEFQNIIVSRFENNISIYKKQRPTLGDLPSKKPKTVFYKPEYSSGNGTAQIKFLFNKKVFSNPKPIELIKDFFILGTNKNSIVLDFFSGSSTTAHSVMQLNAEDGGNRKYIMVQLPELCDESSEAYKAGYKNICEIGKERIRRAGEKIKSDESLPLENREKLDIGFKVFKLDSSNIKEWDTNTEDLQQTLLDSMENIKSDRNSLDILYEILLKYGLDLNIPIEENKDFYSIGGGSLLVSLNKEINDEVIDSICKEYKNLLEIDKDFKTTVILRDNSFKNDVDKTNAIKKLEQIGINEIRSI from the coding sequence ATGATATACATTGATCCTCCATATAATACAGGAAAAGACTTTGTATATAAAGATAATTTTAAAGATAACATAGAAAATTATAAAGAAATAACAGGACAAATAAATAAAGAAGGAATTAAATTAACAACTAATACAGAAACTAATGGTAGATATCATTCTGATTGGTTAAATATGATGTATCCAAGATTAAAGTTAGCGAGAAATTTATTAACAGATGATGGAGTAATATTTATATCAATAGATGATAATGAACAAGCGAATTTAAAAAAGATATGTGATGAGATATTTGGAGAAGAAAATTTTGTAGCACAATTATCTACAATAATGAATTTAAAAGGTAACAATGATGAATTTGGATTTTCAGGGACACATGAATTTACAGCAGTATATTCTAAAGAGAAAGTTTCTTTAAAGTTGAATAATTTAACAGTAGATGAGGAAGAACTAAATGATTGGAAAGAAGATGAGTTAGGTTTATACAAGCAGGGAGCTAATTTAAAATCAACTGGCGTAAATGCACCTCGTGAAAAAAGACCCAACTTATTTTTTCCTATTTTTATAGATAAAAATAATAACATATTTGTTACAGATGATAATTCTAAACCACAAAATTATGAAGGAGAACTAGAGATTCTTTATCCAATAACTGATAACCAAGAAATGTCTTGGCGTTGGAGTAAATCAAAGTTTAAAAATGAATTTCAAAATATCATTGTATCAAGATTTGAAAATAATATAAGTATTTATAAAAAACAAAGACCAACATTAGGAGACTTACCTTCTAAAAAACCTAAAACAGTTTTTTACAAGCCAGAATATAGCAGTGGAAATGGAACAGCTCAAATAAAATTTTTATTTAATAAAAAAGTATTTTCTAATCCTAAACCTATAGAATTAATTAAAGATTTTTTTATATTGGGTACAAATAAAAATTCAATAGTTCTTGATTTCTTCTCAGGCTCATCAACAACAGCCCATTCAGTAATGCAATTAAATGCTGAAGATGGAGGAAATAGAAAGTATATAATGGTACAATTACCAGAATTATGTGATGAAAGTTCAGAAGCATATAAAGCAGGCTATAAAAATATATGTGAAATAGGAAAGGAAAGAATAAGAAGAGCAGGAGAAAAAATAAAATCAGATGAAAGTTTGCCATTAGAAAATAGAGAAAAGTTAGATATAGGTTTTAAAGTATTTAAGCTAGATTCTTCAAATATAAAAGAGTGGGATACAAACACAGAAGATTTACAACAAACATTGTTAGATTCAATGGAAAATATAAAGTCAGATAGAAATTCATTAGATATCTTATATGAAATCTTATTAAAATATGGATTAGACTTAAATATTCCAATAGAGGAAAATAAGGACTTCTATTCAATAGGTGGAGGAAGTTTATTAGTAAGTTTGAATAAAGAGATTAATGATGAAGTAATAGATTCAATATGTAAAGAATATAAAAACTTATTAGAAATAGATAAAGACTTTAAAACAACAGTAATATTAAGAGATAATTCATTTAAAAATGATGTAGATAAAACAAATGCAATAAAGAAGTTAGAGCAAATTGGGATAAATGAAATTAGGAGTATATAA
- a CDS encoding DEAD/DEAH box helicase family protein has product MKIKFEENLEYQLEAINSITDIFSGQETAKTVFTVEKSNNPQLSIMADENDLGTGNKLLLLPEEISENLNNIQTRNGLAKTEVLGKNTYNFSIEMETGTGKTYVYLRTIMELNKKYGFTKFIIVVPSLAIKEGVYKTLQITEEHFKSLYENTPYDYFIYDSKKINMIRNFAVNDNIQILIINIDSFNKDTNIINQERDQANGYRPIDYISQCNPIVIVDEPQNMESDIAKKAIKELNPLCTLRYSATHKERYNPVFKLDSIAAYEKKLVKQIEVATVGVTQNLNTEYIKVTSIKASKNGITAKIELDIKNKSGVSRKEISVNHGDILSEKAKRDIYDGYIVNEITYNEVDSAKSFIDFGKVRLTIGQVNGGQDPDLIKRLQIRKTIQEHFEKQLALKSKGIKVLSLFFIDKVANYRIYDSETGEAKKGKYALMFEEEYNNFIQSGKYTGLGDVSKVHDGYFSVDKKKSKNGIEYSEFKDTKGNTNADNDTFTKIMKDKEKLLSFNEPLAFIFSHSALKEGWDNPNVFQICTLNETSSEMKKRQEIGRGLRIAVNQEGERVRGFDVNTLTVMANESYEQFVESLQKEMEKEENIKFGLIEDFIFANIVIDYENGKEVFLGHEKSKEIYQDLIKRDYIDESGNAKDKLKKDLDEGNLELAEEFQNIKENIVKKLKATTGKLVIKNADERKRITLNKEVFLSDEFKELWDKVKYKTTYQVNFNAEELINKCIKNLDEGIYIPAEKFLYDKKRLAITKGGIENEKSYEIEENIEVTNSYKLPDIITYLQNETNLTRKSIVRILTESKTLNSFKKNPQLYLEQASDIIKRTMRLFIVDGIKYEKIGDVEYYSQELFENNEIFGYLKDEMSKKGNMVETGKTPYSSIIIDSEIERKFAEGLENNGNIKVYTKLPDWFKIPTPLGNYNPDWAILVEEANQNKEKLYFVVETKGTTSEEGRRDLENLKINCGKKHFEALKVDYSDCDTISNFKIYIEKIKENKNS; this is encoded by the coding sequence ATGAAAATTAAATTTGAAGAGAATTTAGAATATCAGTTAGAAGCAATAAACTCTATAACTGATATATTTTCAGGACAAGAAACAGCTAAGACTGTTTTCACAGTAGAGAAAAGCAACAATCCTCAATTAAGTATAATGGCTGATGAAAATGATTTAGGAACTGGGAATAAACTTTTATTACTTCCAGAAGAAATTTCAGAAAATCTAAATAATATCCAAACTAGAAATGGTTTAGCTAAAACAGAAGTATTAGGAAAAAATACATATAATTTTTCTATTGAAATGGAAACTGGAACAGGAAAAACTTATGTATATTTAAGAACTATAATGGAATTAAATAAAAAATATGGATTTACAAAATTTATTATAGTTGTTCCTTCATTAGCAATAAAAGAAGGAGTATATAAAACGCTTCAAATTACAGAAGAACACTTTAAGAGTCTGTATGAAAATACTCCTTATGATTATTTTATTTATGATTCTAAAAAAATAAATATGATAAGAAATTTTGCTGTAAATGATAATATTCAAATTTTAATTATTAATATAGATTCTTTTAACAAAGATACAAATATTATTAATCAAGAAAGAGATCAAGCTAATGGATATAGACCAATAGATTATATTAGCCAATGTAATCCAATAGTAATAGTTGATGAACCTCAAAATATGGAAAGTGATATAGCAAAGAAAGCAATAAAGGAGCTAAATCCTCTATGTACATTAAGATATTCAGCAACACATAAAGAAAGATACAATCCTGTATTTAAACTAGACTCAATAGCTGCTTATGAAAAGAAACTAGTAAAACAAATAGAGGTGGCAACAGTAGGAGTTACACAAAATTTAAATACTGAATATATAAAAGTTACGAGTATAAAGGCTAGCAAGAATGGGATTACAGCAAAAATAGAACTTGATATAAAAAATAAATCTGGAGTAAGTAGAAAAGAAATTAGTGTAAACCATGGGGATATTTTAAGTGAAAAGGCAAAAAGAGATATTTATGATGGCTATATTGTAAATGAAATTACATATAATGAAGTTGATTCAGCTAAATCTTTTATAGATTTTGGAAAAGTGAGATTAACAATAGGGCAAGTAAATGGAGGACAAGATCCAGATTTAATAAAAAGATTACAAATTAGAAAAACGATTCAAGAACATTTTGAAAAACAACTAGCCTTAAAGAGTAAAGGAATAAAGGTTTTATCACTTTTCTTTATAGATAAGGTTGCAAACTATAGAATATATGATTCAGAAACAGGAGAAGCTAAAAAGGGTAAATATGCTTTAATGTTTGAAGAAGAATATAATAACTTTATACAATCAGGAAAGTATACAGGATTAGGAGATGTTTCTAAGGTACATGATGGATATTTTTCTGTAGATAAAAAGAAAAGTAAAAATGGTATAGAATACAGTGAGTTTAAAGATACAAAAGGTAATACAAATGCTGATAATGACACTTTTACTAAGATAATGAAAGATAAGGAAAAACTTTTAAGTTTTAATGAACCTTTAGCTTTTATTTTTTCACATTCAGCTTTAAAAGAAGGTTGGGATAATCCTAATGTATTTCAAATTTGTACTTTGAACGAAACAAGTTCTGAAATGAAGAAAAGACAAGAGATTGGAAGAGGATTAAGAATTGCAGTAAATCAAGAAGGAGAAAGAGTTAGAGGTTTTGATGTAAATACTCTTACTGTAATGGCAAATGAGTCTTATGAGCAGTTTGTAGAATCTTTACAAAAGGAAATGGAAAAAGAAGAAAATATTAAGTTTGGTCTTATAGAAGATTTTATTTTTGCAAATATTGTAATTGATTATGAAAATGGAAAAGAAGTTTTTCTTGGACATGAAAAATCAAAAGAAATATATCAAGATTTAATAAAAAGAGATTATATAGATGAATCAGGAAATGCCAAAGATAAATTAAAAAAGGATTTAGATGAAGGAAATTTAGAACTAGCAGAAGAATTTCAAAATATAAAAGAAAATATTGTTAAAAAATTAAAGGCTACTACTGGAAAATTAGTTATTAAAAATGCTGATGAAAGAAAGAGAATAACTTTAAATAAAGAAGTATTTTTAAGTGATGAGTTTAAAGAGCTATGGGATAAAGTAAAGTATAAAACAACATATCAAGTAAATTTTAATGCTGAAGAACTAATAAATAAATGTATAAAAAATTTAGATGAAGGAATATACATTCCAGCTGAAAAATTTTTATATGACAAAAAAAGATTAGCTATTACAAAAGGTGGAATAGAGAATGAAAAATCTTACGAAATTGAAGAAAATATTGAAGTTACTAATAGCTATAAATTACCTGATATAATTACTTATTTACAAAATGAAACAAATCTTACAAGAAAGAGTATAGTAAGAATTTTAACTGAATCTAAAACTTTGAATAGTTTTAAGAAAAATCCTCAATTATATCTAGAACAAGCTAGTGATATAATTAAAAGAACAATGAGATTATTTATAGTAGATGGCATTAAATATGAAAAAATAGGAGATGTAGAATATTATTCACAAGAACTATTTGAAAATAATGAAATTTTTGGATACCTTAAAGATGAAATGAGCAAGAAGGGAAATATGGTAGAAACAGGAAAAACACCATATAGTAGCATTATCATTGACTCAGAGATAGAAAGAAAATTTGCAGAAGGCTTAGAAAATAATGGAAATATTAAAGTTTATACAAAACTTCCAGATTGGTTTAAAATACCAACTCCATTAGGAAACTATAATCCAGATTGGGCAATATTAGTGGAAGAAGCAAATCAAAATAAAGAAAAATTATATTTTGTTGTGGAAACAAAAGGAACAACTTCTGAGGAAGGAAGAAGAGATTTAGAAAATTTAAAAATTAATTGTGGAAAAAAACATTTTGAAGCATTAAAAGTTGACTATTCAGATTGTGATACTATAAGTAATTTTAAAATCTATATTGAGAAAATAAAAGAAAATAAAAATAGTTAA
- a CDS encoding DUF4391 domain-containing protein, which yields MEIFNLPTECKIDKNIPKEVIYKNAEANDKLKRVFIDNVEKIRFMYLLNFSNSNIQSYISDNERFEEIDFIKIILKEKGKENIISKLFHQLIPKSTVIILELKNKILISTSNKKIEKERVIVEEVFNSNWIDVESKMLKELEYKKLNSTNLKLFYDDITEKVRVINLSKKLNCENSIKSENVDLLEELNKEIEELKVIRKKETQINRVAEIQTKLLKKIEERNKILRKE from the coding sequence ATGGAAATATTTAATCTGCCAACTGAATGTAAAATTGATAAAAATATACCTAAAGAAGTGATATATAAAAATGCTGAGGCTAATGATAAATTAAAAAGAGTTTTTATAGATAATGTTGAAAAAATAAGATTTATGTATTTGCTGAATTTCTCTAATTCAAATATACAAAGTTATATAAGTGATAATGAAAGATTTGAAGAGATTGACTTTATTAAAATTATCTTAAAAGAAAAGGGAAAAGAAAATATAATATCAAAATTATTTCATCAGCTCATTCCTAAAAGTACTGTTATTATATTAGAGCTTAAAAATAAAATTTTAATATCTACAAGTAATAAAAAAATAGAAAAAGAAAGAGTAATTGTAGAGGAAGTTTTTAATAGCAATTGGATAGATGTAGAGAGCAAAATGTTGAAAGAATTAGAATATAAAAAATTAAATTCAACAAATCTAAAATTATTCTATGATGATATTACTGAAAAAGTAAGAGTTATAAATTTAAGTAAAAAGTTAAATTGTGAAAATAGTATTAAAAGTGAAAATGTAGATTTATTGGAAGAACTAAATAAAGAAATAGAAGAATTAAAAGTTATAAGAAAAAAGGAAACTCAAATAAATAGAGTAGCTGAAATTCAAACTAAATTGTTAAAAAAGATAGAAGAAAGAAATAAGATATTAAGAAAAGAATAA